From a single Capsicum annuum cultivar UCD-10X-F1 chromosome 12, UCD10Xv1.1, whole genome shotgun sequence genomic region:
- the LOC107851389 gene encoding uncharacterized protein LOC107851389 has translation MQILHTQSLLSSLKPFNLIPFSIHKFPKFDVADLGSHVMKANHGLKTDNRSVICSATEQPSFGNDAKRKRKVVEHVCLLKGKNDLSEEQEKDMLDYLYTTQYQMRGVVSISLGRVSGGNDDKYSHAIYMRFQRKENLLKFYQNQFYVDVLKDHVVPYCHEIINADFESEVEDDMLSIFRKGEEFNYGMELVLLITFGKSSLDGPAEDALVALSKLTMDFPSLIVQATIGANFNISSAEYTHAVVIRFRSSEAFQMFMNSSEYNNMWRSKFQPIVQKHLSVHFSIDPVGTELM, from the exons ATGCAGATTCTTCATACTCAATCTCTACTTTCTTCTCTTAAACCCTTCAATTTAATTCCCTTTTCAATTCACAAATTCCCCAAATTTGATG TTGCAGATTTGGGTAGTCATGTTATGAAGGCAAATCATGGTTTGAAAACCGACAATCGCAGTGTGATATGCTCAGCTACTGAACAACCGAGCTTTGGTAATGACGCGAAACGGAAAAG AAAAGTGGTTGAGCACGTGTGTCTGCTCAAAGGGAAGAATGACTTATCTGAAGAACAGGAGAAAGATATGCTGGATTACCTTTATACAACCCAATATCAAATGCGTGGCGTTGTTTCCATTTCATTAG GACGCGTCTCTGGTGGGAATGATGACAAATATAGCCACGCTATCTACATGCGTTTTCAAAGAAAGGAAAATCTGTTGAAGTTTTATcagaatcaattttatgtggaTGTCCTTAAGGACCATGTTGTGCCTTACTGCCAT GAGATTATCAATGCCGACTTTGAGTCCGAAGTAGAAGATGACATGCTATCAATATTTCGAAAAGGGGAG GAGTTCAACTATGGTATGGAGCTTGTACTTCTCATAACATTTGGTAAGAGTTCTTTGGATGGTCCTGCTGAAGATGCTTTGGTCGCTTTGTCAAAGCTAACAATGGATTTCCCGTCCTTGATCGTTCAGGCTACCATCG GTGCAAATTTTAACATTTCCAGTGCAGAATATACTCATGCTGTAGTAATACGGTTTCGCTCTT CGGAGGCCTTCCAGATGTTCATGAACAGTTCAGAATACAATAAT ATGTGGAGATCTAAATTTCAGCCAATTGTCCAAAAACATCTTTCTGTTCATTTTTCAATTGATCCAGTGGGCACAGAGCTTATGTAG